The region CACAAGTCAATCTATTGAAGTTGCTTCAAATTCCGGAGTGGTGGCTATAAGTTCAGGTCTTGGTTTTAAGCTCTTTAACAATGAAGATCTAACTGGTGAGTTCAAGTCGTTTTCAATAGGTGCTTTTCGTAGTAAGGAGTTCGAGGAAAATTTAGCTAAACCACGCTCAGTAGGTTTAGTCGCGCTTTCTGCTAAAGCAGAGCGTATAGTGGATGAATCAGGTGTAAGTACAGGTTCTGTTCCTGATGATCAGGACAAAAGGAAGATGTTTAATGAGCAGTTGAGAGTGGTAAAAAAATATGATTTTTCAAATGTGACACAGTTTGAAAATCTATTTCAAGATTTTCTTCTCCCACCCAGTGGTCCGAATTTATACTCAGTAGTAAGAAGGAGTGATGAACTATGGAGCGAGTTTGCAGAGTTGTTTTCCGAACAGCAATTAGAATTAGTTTTGTATGATGCTGAGCAAGCATTCTTGTTGCAAAAAAAGATAGGGCCTCGTATAACGCAATATCCATACTTCTCCATTGCTGATACCTTCCGCCGGTTCATGTTCTACATAACCGCCATCCAGTCCAATAAAAACTCCGTTATCATTTTCGAAGAACCTGAAGTGCATTCATTCCCGCCCTACACACAGGAAATGGCGTACCGGATGATCTACGATGACGATAATCAATACTTCATTTCGACGCATAGTCCGTATATGCTCCATCCATTTATTGAAAAGATGGACTATAAGGACCTAAACGTATTTATCACCTATTACAAGGATTATCAAACTCATGTCAGGGCTTTGACGGAAGAGGAATTGACTGATATACTGGATTTCAGTACGAACGTTTTCTTTAATCTTAAACGGTTCGAACCTGATGCCTGAGCGTATTCGCCTATATCCTGAATGCCACGCCGATACAACACTTATCACTTATCTTGTTTCTGATAGTCAACTAATAGAACATGCCGCTGGAATAAATGAAGTGTCGAAATCATTACAAACAGTAAAGTCAGATGATACGATTTTGATAGGGATTGTTGATAATGATAAACACAAGCCCAGGTATCTTCGAGAATTTGAAACCATTGAGGAACGAGATAAGGTTTGCTTTATGCATAAACCAGGATCGAATCAATACCTGCTTATTATTGATAAGGCTATTGAGACATTCCTGCTATGGAATGCGTTACAAGTAAATTTAATTATAACGGATTATGGGTTCAATACGGATGTTAAGCAGTTAGGGGCTAGGCTTAAGAGTCGTGCTATCGAAACAGACCCTAACTACCTTCGTCTCCTTTCCGATCTCCACGCTCAACAAGCTCCCGGATTCATCACGCTCGAACGTATTCTGAATGACCTCATCACTACCTAGTTCTAACTCAGTTCTTATTACGGGTGCTACCGGTTTTGTCGGTTCGCATATTGCCCGGCGCTATCTGGCTGATGGCTATACAGTTTCAGTGCTTTACCGGCCCGAAAACGGGTATGGGCTGCTGACCGATATAGCCAGTCAGCTTACCTGGTGCGAAGGCGATGTGCTGGATATTCCATCCCTCGAAGCGGCTATTAAACCAGTACACTCCGGTGCTTCAATGGACGTTGTTCATGCAGCTGCCGTCGTGTCGTTTGTACCGAAAGACCGCGACCGGATGGAGCGCATTAATGTGGAGGGGACGGCCAATATTGTCAACGTCTGCCTGAAAGCGAGCGTACGGAAACTAGGCTATGTCAGCTCCGTTGCCGCCCTTGGTCGGCCGGTAGCAAAAGGGGGTAAGGCGAATGAGCCAATCCTAATTGATGAGGAGCAGAAGTGGGAAGACTCCCCGAACAACTCCATGTATGCTAAAACCAAATACTGGGCAGAACTGGAAGTCTGGCGCGGGGTGGCCGAAGGGCTGAATGCTGTAATCGTTAATCCGTCGCTGGTTCTGGGCGTTGGAGACTGGAGCAAAAGCAGCCTTCAGCTTATTAACTATGTGCATTCCGAAAAGCCCTTCTACCCGGCAGGGCTGGTCAATTACGTCGATGTGCTCGATGTGGCCGATAGCCTGGTCAATTTGATGGCGTCCGACATTAGGGCGCAGCGGTTCATCCTAAATGGGGGCACCATTCCGTATCGTTCGTTGTTAGAACAGATAGCGGCCGTGCTGGGTAAACGTCCGCCTGGGTTTCGGGTTCCTGCTACATTGACCCGTCTGCTTTGGCCTTTGGAGGCTATTCGGGCGCGATTGACCGGCAAGCCCCCGTTGATAACTCGTGAAACAGCCCGGTCGGCAAGTTCGTTATATCAGTACGACGGACGTAAAATCGGGCAGGTACTTGATACTCAGTATCGGCCATTAAGTGAGACGCTGGAGCGTGTGGCAAACGCCTTCGGACGACCTTCGGACGGGTTGTAAATTTTACGTTCGGGGGTTGGAGTTCTCCTTTTTTGAGTTTATATTTCACTGCCAAAGGATAAATCGCACCGTTGGTGCGGCCCCTATCCGCCCACATTTTGAAGGCAATAGCATGGAGCAAGAGTTCGAAGAACGAGAAGGCGATATTAAAGAATCTATCCGGCGTTTTGAGCAGATGCTGGACCAGCAGCAAAGCCAGTTTTTCGACCTGGACGTCTATGAACAAATGGTTGAGCACTACCTCAATCAGGGTGATTTAGACAAGGCGCTTAAAGCCGCCGAATCCGGTCTGGAAAACTTTCCCTATGCCCTGGAATTAATGCTTGACAAAGCCCAGATTATGGCCAATTTCCAACGGTTCGATGAGTCGCTGGATTTACTGGAACGGGCTTCCTTATTTAACCCCGGCGACCTCGATGTTCCTTTCATGCAGGGCTCTGTCCTGAATATGGCCGGTCGGTACGAAGAATCAATCCAGGTGCTGGAAGAACTGCTCGATCGGGCTGAAGAGAAGGACGATATTTTGTTTCAACTGGGCCAGAGCTATCAGAACTGGGGTAAATACGACGAGGCTATCACGCAATACAAGAAGTCCATTGCGCTGAATATCAATAACGAAAATGCACTGTATGAGCTTGCGTTCTGTCTGGATGTAACGGGTGAACTGGAAAATAGTCTGGCTTACTACCAGCAGCTAATCGATTCCGATCCTTACTCATACAACGCCTGGTACAACATTGGTATCGCTTACAGCAAACTTGGGCGCTACGCCGAAGCCGCTGAAGCGTACGATTATGCCGTTATCATCAAAGGTGATTTTGCATCGGCGCATTTCAATCTGGGCAACACCTACATGAATCTGGGGTTGTTCGAGAAAGCCGAAAGCTGTTACCGCGAAACGCTGAAGTACGAAGAAGCCACCGCCGATACGTATTGTCACTTGGGTGCCAGCCTGGAAAAGCAGGATCGTATAACGGAGGCCATTAAAGAATATCGGGAGGCTATCAAACTGGACCCCATGTGGGACGAAGCTTGGTATGGTATCGGTGTGTGCCTGAGCGAATCGGGTAAGTGGTACGAAGCGCTGCCATTTTTGCAGAAAGCAGTTAAACTAAGCGATCAGAACGGCGAGTACTATCTGGCCGTAGCCGAAACGGAGTACAAAATCGGGAATGTACTGTCGAGTGTCGAGGCTTTCGAGAAAGCTGCCGAAGTTGATGCCGCGAACCCCGATGTGTACCTGACCTGGTCACTCGTTCCGTTCGATCAGGGCGATTTTCTGAAAGCTAACGATATTATCCAGTCGGGAATCAACGATATGCCTGCCGAAGCGGATCTGTACTACCGCTCTGCCGTCTATCTGATTCATGCTGGTCACTACCGCGAATCGCTGATTCAGCTGGAAGCGGCTCTCTCGCTGGATTATGACGCGCACGTGCAGCTTTTTGAGTTTTTCCCCGAACTGGAAAAACAGAAGGCACTCTATAAAATCATTCAGCAGTACAAAAAAGAGTAAGCCGATAATAGTCTGTCAACAAAAAGAGCTGCCCAACAGGCAGCTCTTTTTGTTGATACCCAGTAAGCAGGCTTCATTGTTTACCCACAAAAAGTGATTAGAAAAGCGTAGGTTAGCAGTTTGATTCGCAACCACCGTAAATTAGTTTGCCACACTATGAGAAAGCCGAATGGCGGCCTGTCAACCAACCGTAACACGAACTATGCAGTCTTTATTTATTTTTGCTTTTTTACCTTTCTATCCCTAAACGGTAGGGCTCAGCCCGGATTAACTCAACCGGGCAATCAGGAAAATAAAAGCACATCGGTGCCCGATTCATCGGCCGATATATGGGATGTGTATTATCAGTTTATCAACCGAAAAGGGCACCGCCCGGCCGAACGAGCCAGCGCCGGTTTCCACCCCTCTGTTTTTCCTGAACTGGCCTATGCTCTCCAAACCGGCTTCGCTGTTGGTATGAATGCCAATCTCTCATTTACCAGCACCAATGCCAATCAAAATATTTCAACTATCATTACAACACCCCAGTATACGCAGTATAAGCAGCTTATTGTGCCGGTGGTCACGAACATCTGGACGAAAAATAACCGTTACAATATTGTTAGTGACTGGCGCTACTACGATTATTCGGCTGATAATTTTGGCTTAGGAGGAAGCTCCCCGGCTACTGTTGACGACCGTTTATTGTATACCTACCTCAGGCTTCATCAGGCCATTTTACGACAGATTTTGCCTGATTTTTCTGTGGGGGTAGGGTACGCACTCGATTACCACTGGAATATTCGGGATGAAAATAATACGCCCGACCTGAACGACGATTTTAAGACGTACAATTCAGGTACCCGGACTGTATCGTCGGGCCTGGTGTTCAGTATTCAATACAGCACGCGCCGAAATCCTAACAATCCTCAAAATGGCTTTTTTGGTAATGTGATAGTCCGGCCAAATATGCGGTGGTTAGGCAGTAACCAAAACTGGCAGTCGGTAGTGGCTGATTTCAGGAAATACATCCCATTGGGTGAAAATGGGAGGCATATTTTAACCTTCTGGAATATGAACTGGCTGAGTTTTGGAGGGCAGGCACCGTATCTGGACCTTCCCAGTACTGGTTGGGATACTTATTCCAATTTGGGAAGGGGATACACCCAGGGGCGGTTTCGGGGGCGTAACCTCGTCTATCTGGAGACGGAGTATCGTACTGTCCTGCTACACAATGGATTGCTGGGTGGGGTTATATTTGCCAATATGCAGACATACAGCGATTATCCGGAGACGAACCATTTTGGGCGACTGCTACCCGGTGGTGGTGTTGGCCTTCGTATAAAAGTAAACAAACACTCGAATTTGAACCTGGCTATCGATTATGGATTCGGTATTGGCGGATCGCAGGGGCTGTTCCTGAACCTGGGCGAAGTATTTTAAGTACGAACCTGTTTAAACTGGTTTGACAGATGCCATCGTTGTGTCGCTGGTTGGCAAACCCGATTGACCGTCATGAAAAACGATCCGGGCTAAACGCAGCAATATCCATACTATCCGCCTTGCCGCCAATTTCTTCACTAACCAGTTTGCCCGTACCCGGCCCAAGGCTCAGGCCCATCATGCCGTGCCCGGTAGCAAGTACCACGTTTTCATAGCGTTTGGTACGGCCGATATACGGCAAACCATCGGGGGAGCAGGGACGTAAGCCACGCCAGACCACATCGACGTCGGGCATGGTAACCGGAATGTCAGGGTAGTACTGGTTAATCGACTGAACAATCCCGCGTACCCGGTTCATATTGACCGTCATGTCGGTACCCGCCACTTCGAGCGTACCGGCAAAACGCAGGTCGCTGCCCATAGGGGTGGCTGTAGCGCGGGCTTCGAGCATGATGGCCGGAATCCGCACGTTGTTGGTCAGGTTTCGAAGTACAAAGCTATAGCCTTTTCCGCCCTGCATGGACAGGCTCAGGTCCAGCATGCGGGCTAGGGCGGGAGACCAGGCGCCACCAGCCACCACCAGTTGATCAACGGGGTAGTCGCCCTGGGCTGTCTGAACGGATTTTATGCGGGAGCCCGTCTTGCCAAAACCCGTTACCGCCTGACTTTCGTGAATAATAACGCCCTCTTTGCGCAGATAGGTCACCAGCGAACGGATCAGTTCACCGGGGTTGAGGTGCGCATCGCCAGGGTATAGCACCGCTCCCCGAACATCGACCCGGGCGTTGGGCTCCAGGTCCTGAACCTGCTGACCCGTCAGTACGCGGGCTTCGATACCCGCCCGGTTGGCAACATCGGCTTCTTCGGCCATTTCGTGCTCGGCCGATGCGGTTTTATAGAGCATCATCAGGCCCCGTTCCTGCCACTCGAAATCGAGGTCGCCATTGGCAGCTAAATCCTGATACAACGCCTTACTGAGCAGGCTGATGTCGCGCAGAACCGGAATGGAGCGTTCGACATGCTCGGGGGTCGAGTTTCTGAAAAAGAGCCAGCCCCAGCGGGCCAGTTCCAGATTCAGCCTGGGTTTGACGTAGAACGGGCTGGTCGAGTCGAGCATCCAGCGCATACCTTTGGCAATCATGCCCGGCTGAGCCAGCGGAATGATGTGGCTGGGCACAATCATACCGGCATTACCGAACGAGCAGCCGTCTAAAATGGGGTTCTGATCAAAGAGGGTCACCTGATAACCCGCCTTGTGCAGGTAGTAGGCCGAACTTAACCCGATGATGCCTCCGCCAACAATACCGATCCTATTCGAGGCCTTATGTGTCATATTACTTGAAATCCAAATACGTAAGGGTCCTCTTCATCCAGAATAAGGTGATTGTAGCCATGAATTCTGGCCCAGCCTTCGATGCTCGGAACGATGGCCGGTTGATTGGCCAGTTCCGTTTCTGCTTCGATACGCCCGTTAAAAATTGACCCGATAATGCTCTCATGCACAAAGGTTTCACCCGGTTTCAGGCGGCCCTGCGCGTACCACTGCGCCATTCGGGCCGATGTGCCGGTGCCGCAGGGCGAACGGTCGATGGCCTTATCGCCGTAAAAAACGGCATTTCTGGCCGTCGATGTTTCGGCGATTGGCTTGCCGGTCCACAGAATATGACTCAGGCCATTGATGGTCGGGTTTTCGGGGTGAACAAAGGTATATTGTTCATTCATCCGTTCGCGCATGACCCGCGCCCAGCCAATGAGCTGCTCCGCTTTGTAGTGTTCAAGGCCGGGGAAATTGGGCTGTGGGTCAACGATAGCGTAGAAGTTACCACCGTAGGCCACATCTACCGTCAATAAGCCCAAATCCGGGCAGTCGACGGTTAGTTTTTCAGCTGCGAGATACGACTTGATATTCGTAATCTTCACCGACGTGACCTTTTTGCCTTCCTGCTGGTATTCGGCCCGTACCAGTCCGGCGGGTACTTCCAGATTGAGCACGCCAGGCGTTTTAGGCCGGATCAGGTTCTGTTCGATAGCGACCGTAACGGTGCCAATGGTGCCGTGGCCGCACATGGGCAAACAGCCGGATGTTTCGATGAACAGTACGCCCGCATCGTTGGCCGGATCGGTAGGTGGGTATAGTATACTGCCCGACATCATGTCGTGACCCCGTGGTTCAAACATCAACCCCTTCCGAATCCAGTCGAACTCGCGCAGAAAATGCTGCCGCTTTTCGCTCATGGAGTTTCCTTGCAGAAAGGGAATGCTACCGCCCGTAACCACCCGAACCGGATTACCGCAGGTATGCGCGTCGATACAGAAAAAATGAAATTCGGCCATGATTTAGTGAACCGTCGTTAACACGGGCCGATTGGCCAGCGACGTTTGAATAACCTGTAACACCTGCTCGCGTTCGGCACCAACGAGTGTGAGCCGGGGAGCCCGTACATATTCCGAACCGATACCTGTTGCCGTGGCTGCCAGTTTGATGTATTGAACAAGTTTTGGATGAATATCCAGTTCCAGCAGCGGCATGAACCAGCGGTAAATAGCCAGTGCTTCGGCAACCTGACCGGCTTTGGCCAGTTCGTATATAGCCATTGTTTCCTGCGGGAAAGCATCGACCAGTCCGCCAACCCAGCCGTCGCAGCCCATTAGCAGAGCTTCCAGGGCCAGCGTATCAACGCCACCCATCAGCTTGAAACGATCCCCAAAGGCGTTCCGCATGCGGGTAATGTTGGTCAGATCACGGGTCGATTCTTTAACCGCCTGAATGTTGGGTAGTTTGGCCAGTTCTTCGAACATAGCCACGGTTGTCATGATCTTATAATCGTAGGGATTGTTGTAGATCATGATCGGCAGCGACGTTTCCTGTGCGATGGAGCTAAAGAAAGTGACCGTTTCGCGTGAATCGGCGGGGTAGCGCATGGGGGGGAGCAGCATCAATCCATCGGCGCCGTTGCTCTCTGCTTCGTGGGCGCGGGCAATGGCCTGTTTGGTGCCCTGTTCGGCGATGTTCACCAGCACGGGAACCCGGCCGTCGCTAACCCCAAGGGCCGATTCCAGCAGGGCAATTTTTTCATCGTTGAGCAATGTACTGGCTTCGCCCAGCGAGCCACCAATGATGAAGCCGTGAATACCCGCGTCGAGCTGGGCGTGCAGGTTTTTTTCGAAAAGCGGCAGATCAAGCTGGTCGTCGGCGGTAAACGGAGTGAGCAGGGCGGGATAAACACCTTCCCATTTTACAGAAACATTCATTGGCGTAGTCGCTAGTGTTTTAAGTCAATCAAAGTTCTGCAATTGTTTCGCATCTGCTTTGCGAATAATTCATGGATACTAATACAATTTTCACGCATTATTCAGACTTTTGCGGAAAACTGGTAAAATACGTATTGATGAAGGCACTTCTTTTCCGTGTTCCCACCGTCGATGACCGTTCATTCCGGATAGACCAGGACAACGCTCCTTATTTTTACGGCCAATTGCATTTTCACCCCGAAATTCAACTCACACTCATCCAACAAGGGGAGGGAACACTGATTGTGGGTGATAAAATTGACCGGTTCAACCCGTATGACGTGTTGCTACTGGGTGCCAATCTGCCCCATGTGTTGCGTAGTGATACCGACTATTATCAGCCCGAGTCTACCCGCCGGGCTACGTCCGTTTCTGTATTATTTAAACCTGAGCACCTGGAAAAGACAATGCTCAACCTGCCCGAAACCCGGCATCTGACAACGCTTTTGCAGGAAGCGCAGCACGGCGTTCGGCTGCGTTGCGGAACGGAAAATGCCCTTACTCAACTACTGGAGGATATTCCCGAAAAACGACCATTCGAGCAGTTGCTTGGGTTATTGCAAGTGCTGGACAACCTGGCGGCTAATCCCGAACGCGAGGTACTGTCGGCCACGGCCTACGCCCAGCCGCAGCGACCCGATGATCAGCGACGGCTGGAGCAGGTGTTCTCGTACATTCTTCAGCGCTATGCGTCGCCTATATCGCTCGATGATGTGGCCAATGTAGCTAACCTGACGCCCGGTGCCTTTTGCCGCTTTTTCCGGCAGCACACGCGCAAAACGTTCTCGCAACTGCTCAATGAAGTACGGATCGAACATGCCTGTCGGTACTTGCGCGAATCGCAGGAAAACATCAGCCAGATCGCGCTGAACTGCGGCTATACGAATCTGTCTAATTTTAATCGGCAGTTTAAGGAGATCGTGGGCATGCCACCCGGCGAATATATCCGGAGTTACCGGTTGTAATCGACTCCTGCCTAGTCATTCAGGTGCGTGGCCGCAGGGAAGAGGCCCGCACGATGAGCTGGGTTTCCATCACTTTTGTTTCTCTGGGAACGATGGTGTTGGTCGAATCGAGTTGTTTAAGCAGTAGCCGAACGGTTTCTGTTCCCATCTCCTGAATCGGCTGGCTGATGCTGCTGATGCCGGGCGAGAAAAAAGCCGATACGGGTTCATTATTGAAGCTGACAATGGCCACATCCTCCGGAATGCGAAGCCCTTTCTGTTTCATGGCGTAAATGGCAGGATAGGCCACCCGGTCACTAATCATGACGACTCCATCCGGCGGCTGCGGCTGACTCATCAGGGCCAGCGTTTGCATGATGGTGTTTTCCTGCGTGTAGTCGCAATGCAGTACATACTGATCACTTATGGGTAGGTTGTGCTTCTCCAGCGCTGCCTGGTACCCTTTTACCCGTTGACTGCTGAGCAAAAGCTGAGCGGGGCCTGCCAGAAATCCAATTCGGCGGCAACCATTTTCGATCAGGTGTTCGGTCGCTTTAAAGGCTGCCGCTTCGTTATCGACGATCACTTTCGATACATCAATACTTTCGACGTAGCGGTCAAACAGAACCAGGGGTATGTTCTTCCGGGCCAGCCGCTCCACGTGCTCGTAGTTGTCGGTATCGCGGGAGAGGGAGATGATAAACCCTTCTACCTGACTGCGAAGCAGGTTTTGGATGTTGGTAATTTCGCGCAGGTACGATTCGTTCGTTTGGCAGACCAGTACGCTGTAGCCTGCCTGCAATGCAGCCTCCTCAATGCTGTTGAGCATGGAGGAAAAGTAGTAATAGCTTAGGTTGGGGACAATGACCCCAATGGTTTTTGTACGGCTTTTAGCCAGATTTTTGGCAAGCTGATTGGGTTGGTAGTCAAGCTCTTCGGCAAGTTTTACGACAGCCGCTCTGGTATCCGGGTGAATTTCCGGTAAGCCCCGCAACGCCCGCGATACCGTTGAGATGGATATATTCAGAGACCGGGCAATGTCTTTAATTGTAACGGGCGTGTTTTTCATTATGAATAGAGCCATCACCACACCTGTGTTTCGTAGGGCTGGACTACTGATATAGAAACAGCAGCCAGCCACCAGGATGTACGATAACTTGTCAATATTAGAGAAAAAACGTCAGCTTTTCCGAAATCAATGCCTGATTGGGGATGCCCACGCCTATTTTATCGCCGTCTTGTTGCTGGCAAAGCGATGGCAGAAGGGAAAGGCTTGTAACTTCGCGGGCGAAACGTCGTAAATAAAATTTTCTGCATGAACGTACTCCTGCTCAAAGTAACCCTGATGCCTTCGGTCATTGCCCTGATTACCCTGGCAATTCGAAAGTGGGGAGGCAAAATAGGGGGGCTGATTGGGAGTATGCCCTGGGTAGCCGGACCAATTCTGTTCTTTTTTATTCTGGAGCAGGGGAAGCCGTTCGGCATTTATTCCATTCAGGGGTCAATGATTGGTATTCTGGCTTTAATCAGCTTCTGCGTGAGCTATTCGGCGTTTTCGCGCCGGTTCAGGTGGTTGCCTACGCTGCTGCTTGCCTATGCTGCGTATACGCTGACCGCGTTGGTATTCAACTACCTGCAACTCAATCTGTACGTGAGCTATGCCCTTGTGATCGTAAGTGTCCTGCTGAGTTTACGGTTTTACCCAGTACCCAACGGGCCGCTCGTTAGTACCCGTCGTTTACCATTCGATATTCCCATTCGGATGGTCGTGGCAACCTTGTTTGTGCTGGCGGTTACTGGATTAGCGGGTATATTAGGGCCGAAGTGGAGTGGTATCTTAACGCCGTTTCCCATCATGACGACAATTCTGGCTATTTTCTCGCACACCCTTCAGGGAAGTACGGCAACTATTTCGACGCTTCGCGGGCTGGTTATCGGTTTGCTGGGATTTACTACCTTCCTGTTCCTGCAAGCCTTTCTTCTCCGGGATTTCTCGGTGGCGGCATCCTTTGGGCTGGCCTTTATCGTAAACGCGCTGATTAACCTGGCCGCAAGTCGGATATGGTGATAAATCGGACTCTTTCTGCTTATGGTAGTCTGGATGATTTTAGACATAGTACCTTACGTGAAAAACTTTCGCAAGACCCTCTTTTTATGTTTGCTGGCGGCTGCTGTACAGGCCCAACAGCCCACTTCCCTGAAACTATGGTATAACCAACCGGCCGGGAAAGTCTGGACCAGTGCGCTACCCGTTGGCAATGGTCGGCTGGGGGCCATGGTGTATGGAAATCCGGAGCAGGAACTCATCAAATTGAACGAA is a window of Spirosoma linguale DSM 74 DNA encoding:
- a CDS encoding transcriptional regulator, AraC family (PFAM: helix-turn-helix- domain containing protein AraC type~SMART: Helix-turn-helix, AraC domain~KEGG: bcn:Bcen_3546 AraC family transcriptional regulator), with product MKALLFRVPTVDDRSFRIDQDNAPYFYGQLHFHPEIQLTLIQQGEGTLIVGDKIDRFNPYDVLLLGANLPHVLRSDTDYYQPESTRRATSVSVLFKPEHLEKTMLNLPETRHLTTLLQEAQHGVRLRCGTENALTQLLEDIPEKRPFEQLLGLLQVLDNLAANPEREVLSATAYAQPQRPDDQRRLEQVFSYILQRYASPISLDDVANVANLTPGAFCRFFRQHTRKTFSQLLNEVRIEHACRYLRESQENISQIALNCGYTNLSNFNRQFKEIVGMPPGEYIRSYRL
- a CDS encoding transcriptional regulator, LacI family (PFAM: periplasmic binding protein/LacI transcriptional regulator; regulatory protein LacI~SMART: regulatory protein LacI~KEGG: dde:Dde_3654 LacI family transcription regulator), whose protein sequence is MKNTPVTIKDIARSLNISISTVSRALRGLPEIHPDTRAAVVKLAEELDYQPNQLAKNLAKSRTKTIGVIVPNLSYYYFSSMLNSIEEAALQAGYSVLVCQTNESYLREITNIQNLLRSQVEGFIISLSRDTDNYEHVERLARKNIPLVLFDRYVESIDVSKVIVDNEAAAFKATEHLIENGCRRIGFLAGPAQLLLSSQRVKGYQAALEKHNLPISDQYVLHCDYTQENTIMQTLALMSQPQPPDGVVMISDRVAYPAIYAMKQKGLRIPEDVAIVSFNNEPVSAFFSPGISSISQPIQEMGTETVRLLLKQLDSTNTIVPRETKVMETQLIVRASSLRPRT
- a CDS encoding conserved hypothetical protein (KEGG: bur:Bcep18194_B0247 hypothetical protein); translation: MNVLLLKVTLMPSVIALITLAIRKWGGKIGGLIGSMPWVAGPILFFFILEQGKPFGIYSIQGSMIGILALISFCVSYSAFSRRFRWLPTLLLAYAAYTLTALVFNYLQLNLYVSYALVIVSVLLSLRFYPVPNGPLVSTRRLPFDIPIRMVVATLFVLAVTGLAGILGPKWSGILTPFPIMTTILAIFSHTLQGSTATISTLRGLVIGLLGFTTFLFLQAFLLRDFSVAASFGLAFIVNALINLAASRIW